The Thiobacter sp. AK1 genomic interval GCCCGAAGCGCGCCGACCCAAGCCACCCCACCTGCCGCTGCGAGCCGGCCACCGGTGACCGGCGAATGCCTGCTAGCCAGCGATGACGATGTGCACACCGTGGTGCGCGAGTGCATCGACCGCTTCAACCGGGCCGCCGCCCGTGGGCTGCCCCCGCCCTCCCGATGAGGCAAGGCAGACCGCCCACGACCCAGCTCTCACCCCAAGCACATGCCATGGGCGATCAAATCTTGCCCGCGCCAACCCATCATCGATCCCGAGCAGAGCCTATTTACCCACGCGCTGCTGTTTCGCCCCACACCGGAACAGCCCCGTTGGTGAACGATCTGGCGGCGACCGCCCAGGTGCTCACCCATCTGTTGGGCGAGATGGGTCTGCGGCCGCTATTGGAGGTCAGAGCACTGGGCTTCGTTAACGTCAGTCTCGCCCTGTGCGAAGCCCTGGAACAGGCCGATTTCGCTACCCGAGCGGCGATCCTGCAGGGAATGCCGGCGCTTCATGCCAACGATCTGGTGAAAGCCCAGCTCGCTGCCGCGCGCTGGGTGGGGAGCCTGGGCGAAGCCGCGCCCTGAGCCTGCGCTCAGCCCGGCTGGCCGTCGATGCGGGGACGCACCAACATCGGTGCGTAGATCACCAAGAACAGGGCGAAAGCCAGCACCCAGCACGCCTGCGCGAGCGCCAGCCACTTAGCGTAGGAAGCGGGCCAGAAAAGGGGTGCCACCACCCGCGCCAGGAAAGCCGCAACCATCAGGGCGAACACCGCAGCCACCGCGCGTGGGGGTGTCTGCACGCCGCGCCCGGTGTGGCCTAGGGTCACCCGCGCCATCATGCCCACCGTCATCAGGCCGATGCCGCCCGCGGCAAAGGCATGCACGGCAAGGTACGGCGACACGCCCAGCCAGACCGCGGCGGCCTTGAGGGGGAACCCCATTACCGCGGCGCCATAGCCTAAGTAGAGCACCCACAACAAGGGCTTGCGCCAGATGCCGGGTGTGGCCCAATCCACCAGGCGCACCGTGTGCACGCCAAACAGCGCCAGGGCGAGGCATGCCACCAGCACCGGCGCAGCCATGAACACGTCCGCCAGCCAAAAGGCCAACATCAGCACGAGGCTTGATCGATCCACCCAAGTCCGGTTGCGCACAGTGACGGCGTAGCCTACGCCGCGTTCGATGAAGAAGGGCACCACCCGCCGCGCCATCACGAAGATGAGCGAGAGGACGAGATACAGGCCCGAGTAGAGTCCCCAGGGCACGCCCGCCTCCAGCCAGCCAAGGGCGCCGGCATAGAACGCAGCATTGGCGGTGACGAGCAGGGCGATCTTGGCCACGATGCCAAACTGGCGCCACTGCCCCGTGCGCGCGAGGGGATGGGCTATGGCCATGATCAAAGCGAGCCCAAAGCCAAGATCCAACAACGCCGCCAGAACGAGCGCCTGGGGCGAAAACCCCATCACCAACCGTGCCGCCAGCCAGATTGCCGCTAACCCCGCCAGGGGCGCGCCGCGAAGCGTGGGCAGGTTGGTCCAATTGCGCACGGCGGTGAGCAGAAACCCCGCCACCACCGCCATGGCATAGCCAAACACCATCTCGTGCCCGTGCCAGGCCATGGGCGCGACCGGCAGCCGCGGCGGCAACGGCCAGCCATACACCTGGGTGCCCACCCACGCCAGGATGGATAGCAGTGAAAACAACGCTGCCAGCAGGAAGAAGGGCCGAAAGCCCAGACGGAAGAGAGCGAAGGGATGGGGCCGCGCGCCGGGCGCGGAAATCTGGATCACACTCATGGCATCGATTCTCTCGGGTGGACGGCAGGGACGCCTTGAGGCATGTCAAGGCGGGCAAAGCGTTGCGGCGTCACCGCCGCGACAAGAGTCGAGGGTAGCGGCGGCAAGGTACCGGTGAGGCGCGCGGCGATACACTCCGCCGCCAAGCCAGTGGTCAGCAAGCCGCGCGTGCCATGGGCCAGGCTCACGAAAAGGCCGGGCGCGACCTCGCCGATGACGGGCATGGCCCCGGGGGCGGAGCAGCGCACCGCCGCCCGTCCGCCGACGAGGGTGGCCGCCGCGCCGCCCAGCGCCTGGTAAACGGTGGGAAACTGGCGCGCGAAACGGGCAAGATTCTCCTCCTGCTCCGGCAGGCGCACATCGGTGCCGCAATCGTCGAAGCGGGTGGTCGCGCCCAGGAGGTGCCGGTCCCCGCGCGCCGGTGTCAGATACACCTCGCCGCACAGCACGCAGCGCTGCTGACGGCTTGCGACAGTGGCGGCGACTTCGGTGATCTGGCCGCGCACCGGTTGCAGGGGCAAGTGGGCGAGAGGGGAAAAACGGCGCGCGGTGTGCCCACTGGCCACCACCACGTGGCTGGCGTTTAAGAGGTCCACCCCTGTCTCCACGCGCCAGCCGTCTAGCGTAGGCGCAAGCGCCGTCACCGGTTGCGCAAGATTCAACCCAAGGCCCTGGGCGAGCTGCCCGCATAGCGCGCCCGGTGCGACCCAACCGCCCTGGGGAAACCAAAGTCCCGCCAAGCCGACAGACAAGCCGGCGTGGGCCGCGGCTTCTTGCCCCGTTACCGGCACCAACAGATGAGCCGGCCAGGCAAGCGCGGACAGACGTTCGATGCGGCGCCTCTCCTCGGCCGAGACCGCCAGCTGCAAGAGGCCACACTCGGCACGCTGTTCGCCATCCACCGGCAGCACTTCGTCCAAATACGCCAGCGCATGTCCCCAAGCGGCGAGTAGTAGCCGCTGCAGGGGCCCCATGCCCGCCGCGAGGCGCAGGTGCATTACGCCCACCGGATTGCCCGATGCCCCCACCGCGAGCACCGGCGCAGCTTCCACCAGTTGGACGGACAGCCCCCGCCGCGCCAGGGCCCAGCCCGCCGCCGTGCCGGCCAGCCCGCCACCGATGACCACCACCCGCCCGGCAGCCGGCGGAACAGGCTGCCAGACGCCCGGCTTCACGCCACGCAGCATCTCCCGCTTGCGCCCGAAACCGCGGCGCTTTTCCACATGGAAGCCGGCCTCGGCGAGATTGCGCCGGACCCAGCCGGCAGCGGTGTAGGTGGCGAAGCTGCCGCCCGGACGGGTGGCGCGGGCCAGCTCGCGGCAGACGGTGGCATTCCACATGTCTGGGTTCTTCGCCGGGGCGAAACCGTCGAGAAACCAGGCATCCACGCTGGCATCGGGCAAGCCCGGAAGGGCTGCGGCCACGTCTTCCCAGGCCAAGGTGAGGCGCACCCGGCCCGCCGCGAAGTGCCAGCGGTTCCAGCCGGGCACGCGGCGCCGCCAGCGTGCCGCGAGCTGCTTCCCAAACGACGCGAACGCAGGCCAAGCCGCCGTCACCGCCGCAAGTTCCTCGTCCGCCAGGGGATAGCCCTCGACGCTGAAATAATCAAGCTGGGCCCCGGGCGGCGCAGCGATTTGGAATAGCTGCCAGGTGGCAAGGAAATTGAGACCGGTGCCAAAGCCCGTCTCACCCAGGGTGAAAGTCTGCCCCGGCGCAAGCCGCGCGAAGCGGCTGGCCAGGTCATTGCCGGCGAGGAAGACGTGCTCAGTCTCTTCTGGACCGGCCTCGGCGGAGAAATACACATCGCCGAAGCGGGGCGAGAAGGGTGCGCCATGCCGCCATTCGATCATCGCCGACGCTCACCCTCGGCGACCGCCCGCGGCAGCCCCACTCACAGCTTGGCGGCCACCCAGTCCGCCACCGAGGCAAGCGCCTGGGGCAGATGCTCAGGCTCGCTGCCGCCCGCCTGGGCCATATCGGGACGTCCGCCGCCCTTGCCGCCCACCTGGGTGGCCACGTGGTTGACCAATTCCCCGGCCTTGAGGCGATCGGTGAGCTGGGGCGTGACACCGGCTATCAGCGTGACCTTGCCGCCAGCTCGGCTGGCCAGCACGATGGCGGCGGACTTGAGCTTGTCCTTGAGCTTGTCCAGGGTGTCGCGCAGCGCCTTGGCGTCGGCTCCTTCGATTTCCGCGGCGAGCACCTTGACGCCCTTGACCTCCACCGCGCTATTCGCGAGCTCATCGCCCTGAGCGGCGGCGAGCTTGGATTTGAGGCGCGCCAGTTCCTTCTCCAGGTGTTTCACGTTGTCCAGGATCTGGGCGATCTTCTGCCCCACTTCCTGGGGCGGGGTCTTCAGGGTGGACGCCGCCTCCATGAGGCGCGCCTCTTCCTGCTGCACATATGCCAGCGCCACGTCGCCAGTCACCGCCTCGATGCGGCGTATGCCCGCCGCCACGCCGGATTCGGCAACGATCTTGAACAGCCCGATGTCGCCTGAGCGCTTGACGTGGGTGCCACCGCACAGCTCGGTGGAAAAGTCGCCCATGCCCACCACACGCACGTCGTCACCGTATTTCTCGCCGAACAAGGCCATGGCGCCTTGCTTGATGGCCTCGTCGTATTTCATGAGGCGCACCTGGACCGGGTAGTTGGCTCGGATGACCTCGTTGACCAGGTTCTCCACGCGTTGGATCTCCTCCTGGGTGAGGGGACGGGGATGGGAAAAATCGAAGCGCGTGCGTTGGGCATCCACAAGCGAGCCCTTCTGGGTGACGTGGCTGCCGAGCACCTTGCGCAGAGCCGCATGGAGCAAATGCGTGGCGGAATGGTTCCAAGCCGCACGCTGACGTGCCACGGTATCCACCTGGGCATCGACCGTGTCGCCCACGGCAAGGGTACCCAGAGTGAGCCGACCCTTGTGACCGAACACCTCAGCCTGGATCTTTTGGGTGTCCTCCACCAGAAAGGTGCCGTTGGCGCCGAGCAGCTGGCCGCGATCGCCCACCTGGCCGCCCGACTCGGCGTAGAAGGGCGTGCGATCCAGCACCACCACCGCCTCGTCGCCCGCCTGGATGCTGGATACCTGGGTGCCCTCCTTGTACAGGGCGAGGACCTGCGCCTGCAGGCTGAGGGTCTCGTAGCCGTGGAATTCCGTGGGCTGGCCTTCGAACTTGACCACCTGTCCCATGTGGAAGCGCGAGGCCGCGCGGGCCCGCTCCCGCTGCAGCGCCATGGCGTGTTCGAAGCCCGCGAAGTCCACGGTGAAGCCCCGCTCGCGGGCGATGTCGGCAGTGAGATCCAGGGGGAAGCCAAAGGTGTCGTAGAGCCGGAACACGGTCTCGCCGTCGAGGATGCGGTCGCAGCCGGTGCCATGCATGGCCGCCTCCAGCACGCCCATGCCATGTTCCAGGGTCTCGGCGAATTTTTCCTCTTCCTGGCGTAGCACCCCCATCACGCGTTCCTGGGCGGCAACGAGTTCCGGGTAGGCCTCACCCATCACCCGCGCCAGATCCGGCACCAGCCGGTGGAAGAAAGGCTGTTTCTGCCCGAGCTTGTAACCATGGCGGATGGCGCGACGAATGATGCGGCGCAGCACATAGCCCCGTCCTTCGTTGCTGGGGATCACGCCATCCACGATGAGAAAGGAACAGGCGCGGATGTGGTCGGCAATGACCTTGAGCGAATTGCTGGCGAGATCGGCGGCCGAGGTCTCCCGCGCGGCCGCGGCGATGAGGTCACGGAACAAGTCGATGTCGTAGTTGGAATGCACCCCCTGCATGACCGCGCTGATGCGCTCTAAGCCCATGCCAGTGTCCACCGAGGGCTTGGGCAAGGAATGCAGCACGCCATGCTCGTCCCGATTGAATTGCATGAAGACCAGATTCCAGATCTCGATGTAGCGGTCGCCATCGGCGTCCCGTGTGCCGGGCGGCCCTCCGGGCACATCGGGGCCGTGGTCGTAGAAGATTTCCGTGCAGGGACCACAAGGGCCCGTGTCGCCCATGGACCAGAAATTGTCCGAGTGATACTTGCCGGCGCCGGGCTTGTCACCGATGCGCGCCAGGCGTTCTGGCGGCACGCCAATCTCGTTGAGCCAGATGTCGGCGGCTTCGTCGTCCTCCTCGTACACCGTGACCCACAGCTTGCTTTCGGGAATACCCAGCTCCTGGGTGAGGAACTCCCACGCGAATTGGATGGCGTTGCGCTTGAAGTAGTCGCCAAAGCTGAAGTTGCCCAGCATCTCGAAAAAGGTGTGGTGGCGGGCGGTG includes:
- a CDS encoding NnrS family protein, whose translation is MSVIQISAPGARPHPFALFRLGFRPFFLLAALFSLLSILAWVGTQVYGWPLPPRLPVAPMAWHGHEMVFGYAMAVVAGFLLTAVRNWTNLPTLRGAPLAGLAAIWLAARLVMGFSPQALVLAALLDLGFGLALIMAIAHPLARTGQWRQFGIVAKIALLVTANAAFYAGALGWLEAGVPWGLYSGLYLVLSLIFVMARRVVPFFIERGVGYAVTVRNRTWVDRSSLVLMLAFWLADVFMAAPVLVACLALALFGVHTVRLVDWATPGIWRKPLLWVLYLGYGAAVMGFPLKAAAVWLGVSPYLAVHAFAAGGIGLMTVGMMARVTLGHTGRGVQTPPRAVAAVFALMVAAFLARVVAPLFWPASYAKWLALAQACWVLAFALFLVIYAPMLVRPRIDGQPG
- the mnmC gene encoding bifunctional tRNA (5-methylaminomethyl-2-thiouridine)(34)-methyltransferase MnmD/FAD-dependent 5-carboxymethylaminomethyl-2-thiouridine(34) oxidoreductase MnmC; translation: MIEWRHGAPFSPRFGDVYFSAEAGPEETEHVFLAGNDLASRFARLAPGQTFTLGETGFGTGLNFLATWQLFQIAAPPGAQLDYFSVEGYPLADEELAAVTAAWPAFASFGKQLAARWRRRVPGWNRWHFAAGRVRLTLAWEDVAAALPGLPDASVDAWFLDGFAPAKNPDMWNATVCRELARATRPGGSFATYTAAGWVRRNLAEAGFHVEKRRGFGRKREMLRGVKPGVWQPVPPAAGRVVVIGGGLAGTAAGWALARRGLSVQLVEAAPVLAVGASGNPVGVMHLRLAAGMGPLQRLLLAAWGHALAYLDEVLPVDGEQRAECGLLQLAVSAEERRRIERLSALAWPAHLLVPVTGQEAAAHAGLSVGLAGLWFPQGGWVAPGALCGQLAQGLGLNLAQPVTALAPTLDGWRVETGVDLLNASHVVVASGHTARRFSPLAHLPLQPVRGQITEVAATVASRQQRCVLCGEVYLTPARGDRHLLGATTRFDDCGTDVRLPEQEENLARFARQFPTVYQALGGAAATLVGGRAAVRCSAPGAMPVIGEVAPGLFVSLAHGTRGLLTTGLAAECIAARLTGTLPPLPSTLVAAVTPQRFARLDMPQGVPAVHPRESMP
- the alaS gene encoding alanine--tRNA ligase, giving the protein MKSSEIRRRFLEFFESKGHTIVPSSSLIPGNDPTLLFTNAGMVQFKDVFLGRETRPYVRAASSQRCLRAGGKHNDLENVGYTARHHTFFEMLGNFSFGDYFKRNAIQFAWEFLTQELGIPESKLWVTVYEEDDEAADIWLNEIGVPPERLARIGDKPGAGKYHSDNFWSMGDTGPCGPCTEIFYDHGPDVPGGPPGTRDADGDRYIEIWNLVFMQFNRDEHGVLHSLPKPSVDTGMGLERISAVMQGVHSNYDIDLFRDLIAAAARETSAADLASNSLKVIADHIRACSFLIVDGVIPSNEGRGYVLRRIIRRAIRHGYKLGQKQPFFHRLVPDLARVMGEAYPELVAAQERVMGVLRQEEEKFAETLEHGMGVLEAAMHGTGCDRILDGETVFRLYDTFGFPLDLTADIARERGFTVDFAGFEHAMALQRERARAASRFHMGQVVKFEGQPTEFHGYETLSLQAQVLALYKEGTQVSSIQAGDEAVVVLDRTPFYAESGGQVGDRGQLLGANGTFLVEDTQKIQAEVFGHKGRLTLGTLAVGDTVDAQVDTVARQRAAWNHSATHLLHAALRKVLGSHVTQKGSLVDAQRTRFDFSHPRPLTQEEIQRVENLVNEVIRANYPVQVRLMKYDEAIKQGAMALFGEKYGDDVRVVGMGDFSTELCGGTHVKRSGDIGLFKIVAESGVAAGIRRIEAVTGDVALAYVQQEEARLMEAASTLKTPPQEVGQKIAQILDNVKHLEKELARLKSKLAAAQGDELANSAVEVKGVKVLAAEIEGADAKALRDTLDKLKDKLKSAAIVLASRAGGKVTLIAGVTPQLTDRLKAGELVNHVATQVGGKGGGRPDMAQAGGSEPEHLPQALASVADWVAAKL